The Oxyura jamaicensis isolate SHBP4307 breed ruddy duck unplaced genomic scaffold, BPBGC_Ojam_1.0 oxyUn_random_OJ101968, whole genome shotgun sequence genome includes a region encoding these proteins:
- the LOC118160143 gene encoding C5a anaphylatoxin chemotactic receptor 1-like gives PGTWAALGLEALAFLLGVPGNVAVIWVSAVALRRTVNGVWFLNLAVADLLCCLALPFLALPLAQDHHWPLGAFACKLLPSLTVLNMFASVLLLTAISADRCAVATRWWHRTPRTAWRISGAVWLLAALLSLPSFVLRTLRRDPFSEKTTCGLDYAAVGRGAELALAALRLFAGFVGPVVAMAGCYGWLLARGHPATRPVTTVVALVGCFVGCWLPYHGVLVALALHAPGAAPYKRALGAQPLAIALAHLNGALNPLLYVLLGRGRARSLGGRLAWVLRDGDPPR, from the coding sequence cccggCACCTGGGCAGCTTTGGGGCTGGAGGCCCTGGCTTTTCTCCTGGGGGTCCCGGGGAACGTCGCCGTCATCTGGGTGAGCGCCGTCGCCCTCCGGCGCACGGTCAACGGCGTCTGGTTCCTCAACCTGGCGGTGGCCgacctcctctgctgcctggccTTGCCCTTCCTGGCCCTCCCGCTGGCCCAGGACCACCACTGGCCCTTGGGGGCCTTCGCCTGCAagctcctgccctccctcaCCGTCCTCAACATGTTCGCCAGCGTCTTGCTCTTGACGGCCATCAGCGCCGACCGCTGCGCCGTGGCCACGCGCTGGTGGCACCGGACTCCCCGGACGGCGTGGAGGATCAGCGGGGCGGTGTGGCTGCTGGCCGccctcctcagcctcccctccttCGTCCTCCGCACCCTGCGCCGCGACCCCTTCTCCGAGAAGACGACATGCGGCCTGGACTACGCGGCGGTTGGCCGCGGCGCCGAGCTCGCCCTCGCCGCCCTCCGCCTCTTCGCCGGCTTCGTCGGCCCCGTGGTGGCCATGGCGGGCTGCTACGGGTGGCTGCTGGCCCGTGGCCACCCCGCCACGCGGCCGGTGACCACCGTGGTGGCCTTGGTGGGCTGCTTCGTGGGCTGCTGGTTGCCCTACCACGGCGTCCTGGTGGCCTTGGCCCTCCACGCACCCGGCGCGGCGCCCTACAAGCGGGCCTTGGGCGCCCAACCGTTGGCCATCGCCTTGGCCCACCTCAACGGCGCCCTCAACCCCCTCCTCTACGTGCTGCTGGGCCGGGGGCGCGCCCGCTCCCTGGGGGGACGCCTGGCGTGGGTGCTGCGGGACGGGGACCCCCCCCGGTGA